One part of the Mycolicibacterium aromaticivorans JS19b1 = JCM 16368 genome encodes these proteins:
- a CDS encoding alpha/beta fold hydrolase, which produces MDTTYEGTKREIATEKGVLRYHEAGEGPTLLLLHGSGPGVTGWRNFRGNLAFFAERYRCLVLEFPGFGVSDDFGGHPMLDAQAAVPAFVDALGLEKVDVIGNSMGGGVGINFAINHRDRIGKLVTIGGIGTNIFSSGPSEGIRLLQEFTEDPTRQRLIDWLNSMVYDPALVTEQLIEERFALATDPETLESARRMYGKAAFAAMTKMMRNADFPLPWAIMHKVKAPTLLTWGRDDRVSPLDMALIPMRTIANAELHVFPNCGHWVMIEAKQAFESTVMSFLQRD; this is translated from the coding sequence GTGGACACGACTTACGAAGGCACCAAGCGCGAGATCGCCACCGAGAAGGGCGTTCTGCGCTATCACGAGGCCGGCGAGGGCCCCACCCTGCTGCTGCTGCACGGATCCGGGCCGGGAGTCACCGGCTGGCGCAACTTCCGCGGCAACCTGGCATTTTTCGCCGAGCGCTATCGGTGCCTGGTGCTGGAGTTCCCCGGATTCGGGGTGAGCGACGACTTCGGCGGCCACCCCATGCTGGATGCGCAGGCGGCGGTGCCCGCTTTCGTCGATGCGCTCGGCCTGGAGAAGGTCGACGTCATCGGCAATTCGATGGGCGGCGGCGTCGGCATCAACTTCGCGATCAATCATCGCGACCGGATCGGCAAGCTGGTCACCATCGGCGGCATCGGCACCAACATCTTCAGCTCGGGACCCAGCGAGGGCATCCGGTTGCTCCAGGAGTTCACCGAGGATCCCACCCGTCAGCGGCTCATCGACTGGCTGAACTCCATGGTCTACGACCCGGCACTGGTCACCGAACAGCTCATCGAGGAGCGCTTCGCACTGGCGACCGATCCCGAGACCCTCGAGAGTGCGCGGCGGATGTACGGCAAGGCGGCGTTCGCGGCGATGACGAAGATGATGCGCAACGCTGACTTCCCGCTGCCGTGGGCCATCATGCACAAGGTCAAGGCACCCACCCTGTTGACGTGGGGCCGTGATGATCGGGTCAGCCCGCTGGATATGGCGCTGATCCCGATGCGCACCATCGCCAACGCCGAGTTGCACGTGTTCCCCAACTGCGGACACTGGGTGATGATCGAGGCCAAGCAGGCGTTCGAAAGCACCGTGATGAGCTTCCTGCAGCGCGATTAG